The following are encoded in a window of Oncorhynchus keta strain PuntledgeMale-10-30-2019 chromosome 10, Oket_V2, whole genome shotgun sequence genomic DNA:
- the LOC127932603 gene encoding uncharacterized protein LOC127932603 — translation MSQPPSSPHSPPHHTTAPSPRYSLPLPHHAKASPSLTTLWPPPPHHATASPPLTTLQPPPSSPRHSPPLTAPSPLTTLRFGSLAPYLKAPYLKAPYLKAPYLKAPYLKAPYLKAPYLKAPYLKAPYLKVSPYLKALYLKAPYLKAPYLNLKAPYLKAPYLKAPYLKAPYLKAPYLKAPYLKAPYLKAPYLKAPYLKAPYLKAPYLKTPYLKAPYLKAPYLKAPYLKAPYLRPRISRPRISRPRISRPRISRPRISRPRISRPRISRPRISRPRISRPRISRPRISRPRISRPVSQGPVSQGPVSQGRISRPRISRPRISRPRISRPRISRPRISRPRISRPRIYLKAPYLKAPYLKAPYLKAPYLKAPYLKAPYLKAPYLKAPYLKAPYLKAPYLKAPYLKALYLKTPYLKAPYLKALYLKRPRISRPRISRPLYLKAPYLKAPYLKAPYLKARISRPRISRPRISYLKAPYLKAPYLKYLKAPYLKAPYLKAPYLKAPYLKAPYLKTPYLKAPYLKAPYLKAPYLKAPYLKTPYLKTPYLKAPYLKAPYLKAPYLKTPYLKTPYLKAPYLKAPFPPIFKQRISQPLEKVWDNIPKVTINRWINYMHIGNVSRI, via the exons ATGTCACAGCCCCCCTCATCACCTCACAGCCCCCCTCACCACACTACAGCCCCCTCACCACGCTAcagcctccccctccctcaccacgCTAaagcctccccctccctcaccacgCTAtggcctccccctcctcaccacgCTACGGCCTCCCCCCCCCTCACCACGCTACAGCCTCCCCCCTCCTCACCACGTCACAGCCCCCCCCTCACAGCCCCCTCCCccctcaccacgctgcgctttgggtCCCTG GCCCCGTATCTCAAGGCCCCGTATCTCAAGGCCCCGTATCTCAAGGCCCCGTATCTCAAGGCCCCGTATCTCAAGGCCCCGTATCTCAAGGCCCCGTATCTCAAGGCCCCGTATCTCAAGGCCCCGTATCTCAAGGTATCCCCGTATCTCAAGGCCCTGTATCTCAAAGCCCCGTATCTCAAGGCCCCGTATCTCAATCTCAAAGCCCCGTATCTCAAGGCCCCGTATCTCAAGGCCCCGTATCTCAAGGCCCCGTATCTCAAGGCCCCGTATCTCAAGGCCCCGTATCTCAAGGCCCCGTATCTCAAGGCCCCGTATCTCAAGGCCCCGTATCTCAAGGCCCCGTATCTCAAGGCCCCGTATCTCAAGACCCCGTATCTCAAGGCCCCGTATCTCAAGGCCCCGTATCTCAAGGCCCCGTATCTCAAGGCCCCGTATCTCAGGCCCCGTATCTCAAGGCCCCGTATCTCAAGACCCCGTATCTCAAGGCCCCGTATCTCAAGGCCCCGTATCTCAAGGCCCCGTATCTCAAGGCCCCGTATCTCAAGGCCCCGTATCTCAAGGCCCCGTATCTCAAGGCCCCGTATCTCAAGGCCCCGTATCTCAAGGCCCCGTATCTCAAGGCCCGTATCTCAAGGCCCCGTATCTCAAGGCCCCGTATCTCAAGGCCGTATCTCAAG GCCCCGTATCTCAAGGCCCCGTATCTCAAGGCCCCGTATCTCAAGGCCCCGTATCTCAAGGCCCCGTATCTCAAGGCCCCGTATCTCAAGGCCCCGTATCTATCTCAAGGCCCCGTATCTCAAGGCCCCGTATCTCAAGGCCCCGTATCTCAAGGCCCCGTATCTCAAGGCCCCGTATCTCAAGGCCCCGTATCTCAAGGCCCCGTATCTCAAGGCCCCGTATCTCAAGGCCCCGTATCTCAAGGCCCCGTATCTCAAGGCCCCGTATCTCAAGGCCCTGTATCTCAAGACCCCGTATCTCAAGGCCCCGTATCTCAAGGCCCTGTATCTCAAGAGGCCCCGTATCTCAAGGCCCCGTATCTCAAGGCCCCTGTATCTCAAGGCCCCGTATCTCAAGGCCCCGTATCTCAAGGCCCCGTATCTCAAGGCCCGTATCTCAAGGCCCCGTATCTCAAGGCCCCGTATCTCGTATCTCAAGGCCCCGTATCTCAAG GCCCCGTATCTCAAGTATCTCAAGGCCCCGTATCTCAAGGCCCCGTATCTCAAGGCCCCGTATCTCAAGGCCCCGTATCTCAAGGCCCCGTATCTCAAGACCCCGTATCTCAAGGCCCCGTATCTCAAGGCCCCGTATCTCAAGGCCCCGTATCTCAAGGCCCCGTATCTCAAGACCCCGTATCTCAAGACCCCGTATCTCAAGGCCCCGTATCTCAAGGCCCCGTATCTCAAGGCCCCGTATCTCAAGACCCCGTATCTCAAGACCCCGTATCTCAAGGCCCCGTATCTCAAGGCCCC tttccCGCCAATATTCAAGCAACGTATCTCACAGCCATTGGAGAAagtgtgggacaacattccaaagGTCACAATCAACAGATGGATCAACTATATGCATATAGGAAATGTGTCGCGTATCTGA